From a single Oncorhynchus tshawytscha isolate Ot180627B linkage group LG29, Otsh_v2.0, whole genome shotgun sequence genomic region:
- the LOC112239033 gene encoding PR domain zinc finger protein 14-like, which produces MSLSSIPAVKDKPFHSNPLKGRPVRGSGYYAAPLPGAHHYMNIFRSSQHPLHPLKSLGRLVTDTQAVMPFNFTTGTPSFFGNRGHQATAVNVLHEQIFNVSHIPYFNRMMPGVGHTIYSKHEELAAVVTEHAIGPLSVGLSDFSSPVSSKRSSAPSPPPSKESLFHLRGTELSPEKTRTYSFSEDDLFMVLYGCSRSQVQNSGQAISGVALLGNSVCNSEQLTLETEALGLPEGLSIHQTKYGSLSHYGVYAEKSAITKGTRFGPFQGKLVNTSEIKTYDDNTLMWEVFENGGLSHFVDGRGSSGNWMSLVKCARFPEEQNLIAVQSKGQIFYEACKEVQPGQELLVWYGDCYVQFLGIPLTLKDSLEERNTMLPLEDSGEGFKCDRCGKVFAYQYYRDKHLKYTRCVDQGDRKFPCNLCSRSFEKRDRLRIHILHVHEKHRPHKCSVCGKSFSQSSSLNKHMRVHSGERPYKCVYCNKAFTASSILRTHIRQHSGERPFKCKHCGKAFASHAAHDSHVRRTHAKDKPYPCDVCRSTFPEATELNNHMKSHTQRPLSETTTISINGSLEDTTTILSVTKDCRTPRLTEENISYTGLTVLNPEYRPWN; this is translated from the exons ATGTCTCTGTCCAGCATCCCCGCCGTGAAGGACAAGCCTTTCCACTCCAACCCCCTCAAAGGCAGGCCTGTCCGGGGTTCGGGTTACTACGCTGCCCCGCTGCCCGGAGCCCACCACTACATGAACATCTTCAGGAGCTCTCAGCATCCCCTCCACCCGCTCAAGTCTCTGGGACGGCTAGTCACCGACACCCAGGCAGTCATGCCGTTCAACTTCACCACCGGAACACCCTCGTTCTTCGGCAACCGCGGCCACCAAGCCACCGCCGTTAACGTTCTTCACGAGCAGATCTTCAACGTATCGCACATCCCCTACTTCAACCGGATGATGCCGGGAGTAGGACACACTATTTACTCCAAGCACGAGGAGCTGGCAGCGGTGGTGACCGAGCACGCCATCGGCCCGTTATCTGTAGGCCTATCAGACTTCAGCAGTCCCGTCTCGAGCAAGAGGTCCTCCGCTCCCTCACCCCCACCGTCTAAAGAAAGTTTATTCCACCTCAGGGGAACCGAACTATCACCGGAGAAAACGCGCACTTATAGTTTCAGCGAGGACGACCTTTTCATGGTCCTGTATGGATGTTCCCGGAGCCAGGTGCAGAATTCCGGTCAAGCCATCTCCGGAGTAGCCCTGCTTGGGAACTCAG TTTGCAACAGCGAACAACTCACCTTGGAAACTGAGGCGCTTGGACTTCCAGAAG GGTTATCTATCCACCAGACAAAGTACGGCAGTTTGTCCCACTACGGAGTTTACGCAGAGAAGAGCGCCATCACAAAGGGAACCCGGTTCGGCCCATTTCAGGGGAAACTGGTCAATACCAGCGAGATCAAAACATATGACGACAACACGCTGATGTGGGAG GTGTTCGAGAATGGCGGGTTGAGTCACTTTGTCGACGGCCGGGGCTCGTCCGGTAACTGGATGTCCCTAGTGAAGTGCGCACGCTTCCCAGAAGAGCAGAACCTGATCGCGGTACAGAGTAAGGGACAGATCTTCTACGAGGCCTGTAAGGAGGTCCAGCCGGGCCAGGAGCTGCTGGTCTGGTACGGGGACTGCTATGTTCAGTTCCTGGGGATTCCTCTCACTCTGAAGGACTCGCTGGAGGAGAGGAATACAATGCTTCCACTTGAAG ATTCTGGAGAGGGTTTTAAGTGTGACCGGTGTGGCAAAGTGTTCGCCTATCAGTactacagagacaaacatctgAAGTACACGCGCTGCGTGGACCAGGGCGACCGGAAGTTCCCGTGCAACCTCTGCAGCAGGTCGTTTGAGAAGAGAGACCGATTGAGGATCCATATACTACATGTTCACGAGAAACACAGACCACATAAG TGCTCagtgtgtgggaagagtttctctcaGTCTTCAAGTCTCAACAAACACATGCGCGTGCACTCTGGAGAGCGCCCTTAcaagtgtgtgtactgtaacaaG GCCTTTACTGCCTCCAGCATCCTGCGCACGCACATCCGCCAGCACTCCGGAGAGCGGCCTTTCAAGTGTAAACACTGCGGGAAAGCCTTCGCCTCGCACGCGGCTCACGACAGCCACGTCCGGCGCACCCACGCCAAGGATAAACCTTACCCGTGCGACGTGTGTAGAAGCACCTTTCCAGAAGCGACAGAACTCAATAACCACATGAAGAGTCACACAC AAAGACCCCTCTCAGAAACCACTACCATCTCAATAAACGGATCTTTGGAGGATACAACAACGATCCTTTCAGTCACCAAGGACTGCAGGACGCCAAGACTGACGGAGGAGAACATCTCGTACACAGGACTGACGGTTCTGAACCCAGAATATCGACCCTGGAACTAA